Proteins encoded together in one Streptomyces sp. B1I3 window:
- a CDS encoding glycoside hydrolase family 3 N-terminal domain-containing protein: protein MPRTPHARARHRARPATAALAAVTVLAGLLAGAVPSAAAEGDEPAPVLVDRFEGEVPLGNPPADSLFTWGGDADDQPKLEFTERADAPEGAKVLQGTYDISAYGGLSHEFAVDQPPKDWTAHKGIRFWWYGQNTAPLPPGSGRRINFEIKDGGANGGASELWTTSFTDDWEGWHQVEIPFADFVYRTDYQPVGGIDQVLGLDEMWGYALTLPTGAPGAFAMDAVELYGKADPALKSSVVIDSAVHPVTEGAAADIKISVATTGSVPIEEPVTVAYTTKGGSAEAGKDYTPVTGTYTFPAGTASGTSHTVSVATTKDKGAESAETVPLELTVTGAKPPKENPQVVIDAHGLPYQNAKLPVKKRVADLLSRMSPAEKAGQMTQAERNALKSQGDIATYDLGSLLSGGGSVPTPNTAAAWAKMVDAYQLRAQATRFQIPLIYGVDAVHGHNNVIGSTIMPHNIGIGAGRDPKLAEKTGAVTASEVRATGIPWDFAPCLCVTRDERWGRSYEAYGEDPALVESMETVITGMQGHPSGKDLGRNDKVLASAKHFVGDGGTEFGSSTTGSYTIDQGVTKVTREELEAVHLAPFAESVKRGVGTVMPSYSSLDIVGDDAGPVKMHANAEMINGVLKDRMGFEGFVISDWQAIDQIPGDYPSDVRTSINAGLDMIMVPTAYQDFTKTLQDEVTAGRIKQARIDDAVSRILTQKFRLGLFEKPYADTSHLDEVGSAAHRAVAREAAAKSQVLLKNDGAVLPLEASQKVYVAGSNADDLGNQAGGWTVSWQGASGATTTGTTILEGIEKNASSATYSKDASAPTQGYDAGVVVVGEKPYAEGIGDVGNGHDLELTEADKKAVDTVCAAMKCAVLVVSGRPQLIGDRLGDIDALVASWLPGTEGDGVADVLYGKRAFTGQLPVTWPKSESQLPINVGDAAYDPQFPYGWGLTTLKKAPTGGELTLGALAVAAHLAQKAGLGKTPAGRAIVDQARLLVQQRTGGKLTQAVSGPFAEADHLLLTGDLTGAVAKLRTAYRAA, encoded by the coding sequence ATGCCACGCACACCGCACGCCCGCGCCCGTCACAGAGCGAGACCGGCCACAGCGGCCCTCGCCGCCGTCACCGTGCTCGCCGGACTCCTGGCCGGAGCCGTACCCAGTGCGGCGGCCGAGGGGGACGAGCCGGCACCCGTCCTCGTCGACCGCTTCGAGGGAGAGGTCCCGCTCGGCAACCCGCCCGCCGACTCCCTCTTCACCTGGGGCGGCGACGCGGACGACCAGCCGAAGCTGGAGTTCACGGAGCGCGCCGACGCCCCCGAGGGCGCGAAGGTCCTCCAGGGCACCTACGACATCAGCGCCTACGGCGGGCTCAGCCACGAGTTCGCCGTGGACCAGCCCCCGAAGGACTGGACCGCCCACAAGGGCATCCGCTTCTGGTGGTACGGCCAGAACACCGCGCCCCTGCCCCCCGGCTCGGGCAGGCGGATCAACTTCGAGATCAAGGACGGCGGCGCCAACGGCGGCGCGTCCGAGCTCTGGACCACGTCGTTCACTGACGACTGGGAGGGCTGGCACCAGGTCGAGATCCCGTTCGCGGACTTCGTCTACCGGACCGACTACCAGCCCGTCGGCGGCATCGACCAGGTCCTCGGCCTCGACGAGATGTGGGGGTACGCGCTCACCCTGCCGACCGGCGCGCCCGGGGCGTTCGCCATGGACGCCGTCGAGCTGTACGGGAAGGCCGACCCCGCCCTGAAGTCGAGTGTCGTCATCGACTCTGCGGTGCACCCGGTCACGGAGGGCGCCGCGGCGGACATCAAGATCTCCGTCGCCACCACCGGCTCCGTCCCCATCGAGGAGCCCGTCACCGTCGCGTACACGACCAAGGGCGGCAGCGCCGAGGCCGGCAAGGACTACACGCCCGTCACGGGCACGTACACCTTCCCGGCGGGCACCGCGTCCGGCACCTCGCACACCGTCTCCGTGGCCACCACGAAGGACAAGGGCGCCGAATCGGCGGAGACGGTCCCGCTGGAGCTCACCGTCACGGGGGCCAAGCCGCCCAAGGAGAACCCGCAGGTCGTCATCGACGCCCACGGACTCCCGTACCAGAACGCGAAGCTTCCGGTGAAGAAGCGCGTCGCGGACCTGCTGTCCCGCATGTCGCCCGCCGAGAAGGCCGGCCAGATGACCCAGGCCGAGCGCAACGCGCTGAAGTCGCAGGGCGACATCGCCACGTACGACCTCGGCTCGCTGCTCTCCGGCGGCGGATCCGTCCCCACCCCGAACACGGCCGCCGCCTGGGCGAAGATGGTCGACGCCTACCAGCTGCGCGCCCAGGCCACCCGCTTCCAGATCCCGCTGATCTACGGCGTGGACGCGGTGCACGGCCACAACAACGTCATCGGCTCGACGATCATGCCGCACAACATCGGCATCGGCGCGGGCCGCGACCCGAAGCTCGCCGAGAAGACCGGCGCCGTCACCGCGAGCGAGGTGCGCGCCACCGGCATCCCGTGGGACTTCGCCCCCTGCCTGTGCGTCACCCGTGACGAACGCTGGGGCCGCTCCTACGAGGCATACGGTGAGGACCCGGCCCTCGTCGAGTCCATGGAGACGGTCATCACCGGCATGCAGGGCCACCCCTCCGGCAAGGACCTCGGCCGGAACGACAAGGTGCTGGCCAGCGCCAAGCACTTCGTCGGTGACGGCGGCACGGAGTTCGGCTCGTCCACCACCGGCTCGTACACGATCGACCAGGGCGTCACCAAGGTCACCCGCGAGGAGCTCGAGGCGGTGCACCTCGCGCCGTTCGCCGAGTCGGTGAAGCGGGGCGTCGGCACGGTCATGCCGTCGTACTCCTCGCTGGACATCGTCGGTGACGACGCCGGTCCGGTGAAGATGCACGCCAACGCAGAGATGATCAACGGGGTGCTCAAGGACCGGATGGGCTTCGAGGGTTTCGTCATCAGCGACTGGCAGGCCATCGACCAGATCCCCGGCGACTACCCGAGCGACGTCCGCACGTCGATCAACGCCGGACTCGACATGATCATGGTCCCGACCGCGTACCAGGACTTCACGAAGACGCTCCAGGACGAGGTCACCGCCGGCCGGATCAAGCAGGCCCGGATCGACGACGCGGTCTCGCGGATCCTGACCCAGAAGTTCCGCCTCGGACTCTTCGAGAAGCCGTACGCGGACACGTCGCACCTGGACGAGGTCGGCTCGGCCGCACACCGCGCGGTCGCCCGTGAGGCAGCCGCCAAGTCGCAGGTGCTCCTGAAGAACGACGGCGCGGTCCTCCCGCTCGAGGCGTCGCAGAAGGTGTACGTCGCCGGCTCGAACGCCGACGACCTCGGCAACCAGGCCGGCGGCTGGACCGTGAGCTGGCAGGGTGCCTCGGGTGCCACCACGACGGGCACGACGATTTTGGAGGGCATCGAGAAGAACGCCTCCTCGGCCACCTATTCCAAGGACGCGTCCGCCCCGACGCAGGGGTACGACGCCGGCGTCGTGGTCGTCGGCGAGAAGCCGTACGCCGAGGGCATCGGGGACGTGGGCAACGGCCACGACCTGGAGCTCACCGAGGCCGACAAGAAGGCCGTCGACACGGTCTGCGCCGCCATGAAGTGCGCCGTCCTCGTCGTCTCCGGCCGCCCCCAGCTCATCGGCGACCGGCTCGGCGACATCGACGCACTGGTGGCCTCCTGGCTGCCGGGCACCGAGGGCGACGGCGTCGCCGACGTCCTCTACGGCAAGCGGGCCTTCACCGGCCAGCTCCCGGTGACCTGGCCGAAGTCCGAGTCGCAACTGCCGATCAACGTCGGCGACGCGGCGTACGACCCGCAGTTCCCGTACGGCTGGGGTCTCACCACGCTGAAGAAGGCCCCCACCGGCGGGGAGCTCACCCTGGGCGCCCTCGCCGTCGCCGCCCATCTCGCGCAGAAGGCGGGCCTCGGGAAGACCCCGGCGGGCCGGGCGATCGTGGACCAGGCCCGGCTGCTGGTCCAGCAGCGGACGGGCGGAAAGCTCACGCAGGCGGTGTCCGGGCCGTTCGCCGAGGCCGACCACCTGCTGCTCACCGGCGACCTGACCGGGGCGGTGGCGAAGCTGCGCACGGCTTACCGCGCCGCGTAA